CTACTCTGCTTCTTTGGTCTTTTGGCCAAGGATTTGCAGGCCCAAGTGCTCTCGGTAGCCTCAGGCTCAGGGTTCAATATCAAGTCAGGCACCGTGGTTAGCGCCGCGGGCCTAGACCTGACACCCTCCGCTGATTTTAGTCTCAAAGCGAGTCTTTCTGGTGGCACTACCGTAAGTAATACGACAACGATACCCTCTATCAAGAGAAGTTATCAATTTAGCTGCACCACTGCATCGTTTAACGGTGCGTTGAAAATCAATTATCAAGACACAGAACTCAATGGGCTTACTGAAAGCAGTTTGAAATTGCTCTATAACAACGGTAGCGCCTGGACTATAGACAACAGCAGCACTAATAATGCAACTGACAATTTTGTATTGACCTCCTTAAGTACTAAAACCCTGAACGAGTTAAGTTTGGGCTATTGTATGGTTCCTAATGCACCAACAGTTAGTGGTGTTGCGGTTTGCAAAGGAACTTCGGCAACCTTAAATACTAGTAGTCAGGGCACCATCAATTGGTACAATGCGTCGACAGGCGGTAGTTTGTTGTACACTGGTAGCACTTATGTCACGCCACCGCTGAGTTCTTCTACAACCTATTATGTGAGTGCCACTACTTGTGCCACCAGCATTAAAAGAACAGAAGTAAAAGTTACCGTTAGCACGCCCGCTTTAGCTACCACAATATCAGGAGCAGGAACATTATGCTCTGGCAATACCAAAGTATTGACATTGACAAAAGGATATGTGGGGGCTATAAAATGGCAAATTTCCACAGATGGTATTGCCTTTACGGATGTAACTCCTGCGGTATCAACTGCCAGTTATTCAATTCCAAAAACGCTTCCTGCAGCCAAATCATATTCGTTTAGAGTGGTTATGACCAGCGGTGCCTGTTCCGCAACCACTAAACCTGTTGTGATTAGTATTGCTCCGGCTGCGGTTACTGGAACCATAGCAGCCAGCAATACGGTTTGTTCAGGAAGTGCCACAAAATTAGTGCTAACTGGTAATGTAGGAACCATTCAATGGCAATTAGCCACTACGGCAACCGGAACTTATTCGAATATCAGTGGGGCGACAGCGGCAACTTATACCACTCCGCTTTTGACGACTTCGGTTTTCTACAGAGCAATGGTAACCAGTAATGGGTGTTCGTCAGCGACTGCCGGCTTTGGAATTACGGTTCAAAAAGCTGTTGCAGGTACTGTTGCAGGAGTTCCTACTTCAAGTGTTTGTTTAACTACTCCCCCAACCTTATCTTTAAAAGGATCTTCGGGAAGCGTTTTTCAGTGGCAATCAGCCACCACAAGTACAGGCACCTATACGGCTATTACAGGAGGGACTTCTAGCACATATGTTGCCAATAATTCCAAAGTTGCAGAAACACGCTACTACAGGGTTGCTGTTTCTTATCCTAATTGTTCGACCGTCTTTACACCAACAGTGAAAGTCACTTTTAAAACGTGTTCTTCTAATTCTAAAGAGGTGGAAGAAATACCAAGCGGTACAAGATTTAGTGTAATGGCTTATCCAAATCCGTTTACGTCGAACTTTAAGTTGGGTGTTACTACATCAAGTATTGGTAAAGTCAACGTAAGTGTGTATGATATGATTGGAAGATTGGTAGAGCAACGCAAAACCGATATATCCGAAATCGCGAATCAGGAAATGGGTAACAATTATCCCTCCGGAGTTTATAATATCATTGTAACACAAGATGCGGATAGTAAAACATTACGAGTGATTAAGCGATAGTTTCTCTTAATTATGAAAATTTGTTTTGAAAGGAATTATAAGCAAAAGCGGTAAAAACCTTTCAACAGTAAATAAAAAAAATAGTACTAAACGAAGAAGAAATTGATTAATCAGTAAAATAATTAGGAATACGCCATAAAAGGCTATTCCTAATTAGGTACTGATTTAAAATTAAATTCATGAAAAAAACAAACCTAGTCCTCCTACTCTTCCTTTTTGGTGCTTTGAACAATACAATTCAGGCACAAGAACTCTCCGTGGAAAAAGGTACGGGATTCAATATCAAGTCAGGCACCGTGTTAAGCGTCGCGGGCTTGGATTTATCGCCCTCCACTGATTTTAGTCTTAGCTCAAGTCTCTCTCTCAGTAGCGCGGTCAGTAATGCTACAATAACTCCTTACATAAACAGGAGTTATCAATTTATCCCTACCACTGAAGCGTTTAGCGGTGTACTGAGAATCAATTATCAAGACACAGAACTCAATGGGCTAGTCGAAATCAGTTTGAAATTGCTTTATAACACAGGAGGTGTTTGGTCAGTTGATAACAGCAGTACTAACGATGTCTCTGCTAATTATGTAAATACTACCTTAACAGCCAAAACCTTAAATGAACTAAGCCTGGGAAATAATACTAATTTAACGGTCGAGGAGTTTCCGATAATTACTAAATTCAGTGTAATGACGTATCCAAATCCATTTGCTAATAGCTTCAAATTGGAAATCACCACATCAAGCCTCGAAAGAGTCAAAGTGAGCATATTTGACGCAATAGGAAGATTGATAGAACAACGCAATACCGATGTATCCGAAATTGCGAATCAGGAAATGGGTAGCAATTATCCTTCCGGTGTTTACACTATTATTGTAACACAAGATCCGGATACTAAGACATTGAGAGTGATTAAAAAATAGAGTACTATAATTTTATAAAGAAGCTACCCGAAAGTAATTTTCAGGTGGCTTTTTTGTTTTTAAGGAAAAAAGTTTTTGGTAGACAATGTGTTATTGATAATGATCAGAATTCCATTCAACAGGACATATTCCTTTTTCTTTCAGATATTCATTTGTTTTACTAAAATGCTTGTTTCCAAACCATTTTCCCTGATTGGCACTCATCGGAGAAGGATGCCCGGATTCTAAAATTAAATGCTTGTTTCGGTCAATTTTCAGTCCTTTTTTATGAGCGAAATTGCCCCAAAGTAAAAAAACAACGTTTTGTTTTTCATCTGAAATTTTTTGGATAACGGCATCAGTGAAAACATTCCATTTTAAATGTTTATGGCTGTTTGGATTGTCTTCTTGGACGGTCAAAGAAGCATTCAAAAGCAAAACACCCTGCTTCGCCCAAGATTCTAAATTTCCTGTTGCAGGAAATAATAAAATGTCCAAATCATCACACATTTCCCTAAAAATATTTCGTAGCGAAGGAGGAATTTTTACTCCGTCATTTACAGAAAAACACAAGCCATTTGCTTCTCCTTTTCCGTGATATGGATCTTGACCAATGATAACGACTTTTAAATCTTTAAAACTACAATTATTAAAAGCGGCAAAAATCAACTCTTTCGGAGGATAACAGGTATGGTTTTTGTATTCTTGATCTACAGTTTTGATTAAATCCTGAAAATACGATTGCTGAATTTCATCAGATAAAATAGATTGCCATTCTGCACGTAAATTAATTTGCATAAATATATTTTATGGCAAAGTTCGTAAAGTTTTTGCAAAGTGAACGAAGAAAATGGTTTTTGACTTTATTACTTTGTAACTTTGGACCTTTGACCTTAGACTTTCAATACAGAAAATGATATCCATCACCGAAAAAACATTACAAGATTTACAATTTACAACTGTACTCGAAACCATTTCGACAATTTGTAATACCGATATTGGTAAACAAAAAGCACTAGAAATTACGCCATTTAAAGACAAAGATTCTTTGATGCAGGCGTTGATGCAGACCTCAGAATACGTGTCTTCTTTTCAAAACAATAATGCGATTCCTAATCATGGTTTTGATGCCATTACGCATGAAATTAAGTTTTTGGCCATTGAAGACAGTTTCCTGGAAGTAGGCAGTTTTAGAAAAATCGCTACCATTTCCGGAACAGTAAATTTCTTGTTGAATTACTTTAAAAAGTTTGATGATTATTATCCAAATCTGAATTCAAGAGCGTCACAGGTAGAATTGACGAAAGATATTATTTTGATGATTGATGATGTCGTTGATAAATATGGAGAAATAAAAGACAATGCTTCTCCTGATTTATTGAACATTCGCCGGAACATGAATGTGGTTCGAGGCAAAGTAAATCAAAGTTTTGGTATGGCGCTTTCACAATATAATGCGTTGGGTTATTTAGACGATATTAAAGAAAGTTTTGTTCAAAACCGTAGAGTTTTAGCGGTTTTAGCTATGTATCGCCGAAAAGTGAAAGGTTCTATTCTTGGCAGTTCTAAAACCGGAAGTATCGCTTATATCGAACCCGAAGCAACATTGCATTATTCGAGAGAACTCAGCAATTTAGAATATGAAGAGAAGGAAGAAATTACCCGAATTTTAAAACAATTATCGAATGCGATTCGGCCTTATTTACCTTTATTAATTCAATACCAGGATTTTTTAAGTGATATTGATGTGATTGCTGCAAAAGCAAAATATGCAAACCGAATTAATGGGATTTTACCAACGATTACAGAGGAAAGACGCCTTTATTTTAGAGATGCCTATCATCCTATTTTATATTTGAATAACAAGCAAAAAAACGAAATTACACATCCGCAAACTATTGAACTGAATCAGGAAAATAGGATTATTGTGATTTCTGGGCCTAATGCAGGAGGAAAAACCATCTCATTAAAAACGGTTGGTTTGCTGCAATTGATGTTGCAATCCGGGATGTTGATTCCGGTTCACGAACGAAGCGAAACTTTTTTGTTTGATAGAATACTTACAGATATTGGAGATAATCAATCTATTGAAAATCATTTAAGTACATATAGTTACCGATTAAAGAACATGAATTACTTTTTGAAAAAATGTAATAGAAAAACCATGTTCCTGATTGATGAATTTGGTACTGGTTCTGATCCGGATTTAGGAGGAGCTTTGGCTGAAATATTCTTAGAAGAGTTTTATCATCGGGAAGCATTCGGGATTATAACCACACATTATTCAAACCTGAAAATTTTAGCGAATGAATTGCCATTTGCTCAAAATGCCAATATGCTTTTTGATGAAAAATCATTAGAACCCATGTATAAATTGGCTTTGGGTCAAGCTGGAAGTTCTTTTACATTTGAAGTGGCGCAGAAAAACGGAATCCCTTTTGGTTTAATTAATAGGGCCAAAAAGAAAATTGAAACTGGAAAAGTTCGTTTTGATAAAACAATTGCCACACTTCAAAAAGAACGTTCTAAAATGGAAAAAACGTCTCAAACGCTAAAAGAAGAAGAATCGAAAGCGCGGGAAGAAGGTAAAAAAATGGAAAATATCAATGTAAAAATTAAGCAAAAACTGGAAAGCTATCAGGAATTGTATGACAGCAATCAGAAAACGATTTACATTGGACAAAAAATAGAAGATATTGCCGAGAAATATTTCAATAATAAAAATAAAAAAGACCTGATTGGAGAGTTTCTGAAAATCATTGAAATTGAAAATTCTAAACGTAGAAAAGCAACTGCCAAGGAAACTAAAGCTTTGGTAGAAAAGAAAAAAGAAATTATTGAGGAAGTTACCGTTCAAGTGGAAGAAATTAGAGCTGCCAAAAAAGAAAAGAAATTAAAAGTAGTAGTCGAGAAACCAAAACCTATTTTGAAAGTGGGTGATCGTGTGAGAATGTTTGACGGAAAAGCAGTAGGAAGCATTGATTCTATTGAAAAAAACAAAGCAACCGTTAATTATGGTGTCTTTACTTCTAAAGTAAGCTTGGATGTTTTAGAATTGGTAGAAGCTGTAAAAAAATAAGTTTAATTATGCAAAACCTTCCTCCCAATAAAAAAATAATTCTCTTTGATGGCGTTTGCAATTTGTGTAATACTGCAGTTCAATTTATTATTAAATACGATAAAAAAGATGTTTTTCGATTTGTTACTTTACAGTCTGATTTAGGACATGAAATTATCAAACACATCGGAATTGATACTAAAGTAATTGATAGTATTGTGCTGTATCAACCCGGAGTTGCTTATTATTATAAATCCGCTGCAGCTCTTGAAATTGCTAAAGATTTAAACGGTATTTTTTATTGGACACGAATCCTAAAAATACTTCCCGAAAGATTAAGGAATAGCCTTTATGATTACATTGCCCGAAACCGCTACAAATGGTATGGAAAAAAAGAGACATGCATAATGCCTACAAATGCATTAAAATTAAAATTTTTATGAAAAAATTGGCAATTATGACATTTATCATGTGTTAGGTTCAACAATCACCCTAAATTTGACTAATCTTAAAAATCTTAATTATGGGAAATTTATCACTATATTCTTGGGGGAACGGTTCATTTATAATGATAGTTGTTTTTGGTTTAGTAATAATTGGTTTAATTGCAGCCGTCTTTATGATGATGAATTCCGATAAAAAGAAGAAATAAGATTGCAAAAAAAAGAGGATATCCTTATCGGTATCCTCTTTTTTGTTTTAAATAACAACCAACTTTTGAGTTTGTTAACTTCTAATCAGTTTTCTGTATTTCAAACGTTTTGGTGTTAAATCACCACCTAAACGTTTTTTCTTATTTTCCTCATAATCAGAGAAGCCACCTTCAAAATAGTATACTTCAGAGTTTCCTTCGAATGCTAAAATGTGTGTACAAATTCTATCTAAGAACCATCTGTCGTGAGAAATAACTACAGCACAACCTGCAAAATTCTCTAAACCTTCCTCTAAAGCACGAAGCGTATTAATGTCCAAATCATTCGTTGGCTCATCTAGTAACAATACGTTTCCTTCTTCTTTCAAAGTCATTGCAAGGTGTAAACGGTTGCGTTCTCCACCCGAAAGCATGGAAACTTTCTTGTTTTGTTCCCCACCACCAAAATTAAATCGGGATAAATAAGCTCTTGAATTTACTTGCTTCCCGCCCATCATGATTAATTCCTGACCGTCAGCAAAGTTTTCCCAAATTGATTTATTAGGATCAATGTTGGAGTGTGCCTGATCTACATAAGCAATTTTTACGGTATCTCCAATTAAGAATTCTCCTGAATCTGGCTTCTCTTCTCCCATTATCATTTTGAAAATAGTTGATTTACCAGCACCATTTGGTCCAATAATACCAACAATTCCTGCTTGTGGTAAAGTGAAATTTAAATTATCATATAACAATTTATCTCCAAAAGCTTTAGAAACATTTTTGGCTTCAATTACATTCGTTCCTAAACGTGGACCATTTGGAATATAAATTTCCAGATTTTCATCCAATTGTTTTTGGTCTTCATTCAATAATTTATCGTAGTTCTGTAAACGCGCTTTTTGTTTCGTTTGACGCCCTTTGGCACCTTGACGAACCCAGTCCAACTCACGTTCTAAATTCTTTCTGCGTTTTGAAGCTACTTTTTCTTCTAATGCCATACGGCTTGATTTTTGGTCTAACCAAGAAGAATAATTCCCTTTCCAAGGAATTCCTTCACCTCTGTCTAGTTCAAGAATCCAACCGGCTACATTATCTAAGAAATATCTATCGTGCGTTACTGCAATTACAGTTCCTGCGTATTGTGCTAAATGTTGTTCTAACCAAAGTACACTCTCCGCATCCAAGTGATTCGTAGGCTCATCCAGGAGTAATACGTCAGGTTGTTGCAACAACAAACGACATAAAGCTACACGACGACGCTCTCCTCCAGATAAATTCTTGATTGGTGTATCGCCTTCCGGAGTACGTAAAGCATCCATTGCAATTTCTAGTTTGGTATCAATTTCCCAAGCTCCCAATGCATCAATTTTGTCTTGTAAAAGCGCTTGACGATCCATCAATTGCTCCATTTTATCGGCATTTTCATAGACTTCCGGTAAACCAAAACTATCATTGATTTTATTGAATTCGTCTAAAACTGCCATTGTTTCGGCAACTCCTTCTCTTACAATTTCAATAACCGTTTTGTTATCGTCTAAAATAGGTTCTTGTTCTAAATAACCTACCGTGTAACCTGGTGCAAACACCACATCACCTTGGTAATTTTTGTCAACGCCTGCAATAATTTTTAATAAGGAAGATTTTCCGGAACCATTTAAACCCAAAATACCAATTTTAGCTCCATAAAAGAAACTCAAATAGATGTTTTTAAGTACCGGTTTATCTGCTCCTTGATACGTTTTACTCAATTTTGACATTGAGAAGATTACTTTTTTATCGTCTGCCATTTTGTTATTTAAATTTAAAAATTCAATATTAATTCTAATTTATACTCTTCCTTTCAAAGAGCTAAAAACCCATGCATTAGCTAAGAATCCTACGCCAACAGCTGCAAATCCCCAACCTGCTACATCATCATATCTAAAAGCGCCTAATCCTATAAGCAACAATCCCATTACAATCATTATCAAAGTAGCCCAGCCTAAGATGGTATTTTTATTCATTCCCATAAATTGTGGTATTTATATTTTAGAGGTGCAAATATCGTGAATTTTACCTGCTAATTAAATATTTTATAAAGCATTTCTCGTAATAAATCCGATTGTGACAGCGCATTAGCACCAACTCCCTTACTTTTTACATCTATGTCACGCAATGCACCAACAATCTGACTCACTTTTCGCATTGGGTAATTGCGTAATGCAACATCATAATCTTTTAGAAAAAAAGGTCTGATACCAAGTACCGCAGCAACATTATTGGGATTTTTATCTTTTAATCCGTGGTATTTTAAGAGCTGCACAAAAAAACCAAAAACTAATCCTGTTGTCACTACCAGTGGATTGTCTTTTGGATTTTTAGCAAAATTATCAGCAATAGAATAGGCTTTTAATTGGTCGCGTTCACCAATAGCTTTTCGCAATTCAAAAATATTATAATCTTTGCTAAAACCAATATTCTCTTCAATATGATGCGGAGTTATGGTACTTCCTTTGGGTAAAATGATTTGTAATTTTTCGAGTTCGTTGTTTATTTTACTCAAATCGGTTCCTAAAAATTCAACCAACATGGCTGTAGCTTTAGGCTCAATTCCATATTTTTTTCCGGATAATACCCGCTTAATCCAGTCGCCAACTTGGTTGTCATACAGTTTTTTACTTTCGTAAACAATCCCGTTTTTGGCAAGAAGTTTAGATAGTTTTTTTCGTTTATCTAACGTTTTATATTTGTAGCAAAGCACTAAAACAGTTGATGGCATAGGATTTTCGGCATAACTGTCGAGTTTATCAATGGTTCTGATTAAATCTTGCGCTTCCTTAACAATGACTACCTGACGGTCTGCCATCATAGGATACCTTTTAGCGGTAGAAACGATATCTTCAATTGTTACATCTCTGCCATAAAGAACGGTTTGATTGAAGCCTTTTTCTTCTTCCGATAAAACATGTTGTTCTATGTAATCTGAGAGTTTGTCAATATAATAAGGCTCCTCGCCCATCAAAAAATATATGGGTTTGATATTACCACTTTTTATATCATTTACAATTTTTACTACTTCATCCATTTTTTTTGGGGTTTAAAGTTTAAAGTTTGCCGCATCGTATGCAACTTTAAACTAAATAACTAT
This region of Flavobacterium lacustre genomic DNA includes:
- the ung gene encoding uracil-DNA glycosylase, whose amino-acid sequence is MQINLRAEWQSILSDEIQQSYFQDLIKTVDQEYKNHTCYPPKELIFAAFNNCSFKDLKVVIIGQDPYHGKGEANGLCFSVNDGVKIPPSLRNIFREMCDDLDILLFPATGNLESWAKQGVLLLNASLTVQEDNPNSHKHLKWNVFTDAVIQKISDEKQNVVFLLWGNFAHKKGLKIDRNKHLILESGHPSPMSANQGKWFGNKHFSKTNEYLKEKGICPVEWNSDHYQ
- a CDS encoding endonuclease MutS2, whose amino-acid sequence is MISITEKTLQDLQFTTVLETISTICNTDIGKQKALEITPFKDKDSLMQALMQTSEYVSSFQNNNAIPNHGFDAITHEIKFLAIEDSFLEVGSFRKIATISGTVNFLLNYFKKFDDYYPNLNSRASQVELTKDIILMIDDVVDKYGEIKDNASPDLLNIRRNMNVVRGKVNQSFGMALSQYNALGYLDDIKESFVQNRRVLAVLAMYRRKVKGSILGSSKTGSIAYIEPEATLHYSRELSNLEYEEKEEITRILKQLSNAIRPYLPLLIQYQDFLSDIDVIAAKAKYANRINGILPTITEERRLYFRDAYHPILYLNNKQKNEITHPQTIELNQENRIIVISGPNAGGKTISLKTVGLLQLMLQSGMLIPVHERSETFLFDRILTDIGDNQSIENHLSTYSYRLKNMNYFLKKCNRKTMFLIDEFGTGSDPDLGGALAEIFLEEFYHREAFGIITTHYSNLKILANELPFAQNANMLFDEKSLEPMYKLALGQAGSSFTFEVAQKNGIPFGLINRAKKKIETGKVRFDKTIATLQKERSKMEKTSQTLKEEESKAREEGKKMENINVKIKQKLESYQELYDSNQKTIYIGQKIEDIAEKYFNNKNKKDLIGEFLKIIEIENSKRRKATAKETKALVEKKKEIIEEVTVQVEEIRAAKKEKKLKVVVEKPKPILKVGDRVRMFDGKAVGSIDSIEKNKATVNYGVFTSKVSLDVLELVEAVKK
- a CDS encoding CAL67264 family membrane protein, with the translated sequence MGMNKNTILGWATLIMIVMGLLLIGLGAFRYDDVAGWGFAAVGVGFLANAWVFSSLKGRV
- a CDS encoding T9SS type A sorting domain-containing protein; its protein translation is MKNTILSLLLCFFGLLAKDLQAQVLSVASGSGFNIKSGTVVSAAGLDLTPSADFSLKASLSGGTTVSNTTTIPSIKRSYQFSCTTASFNGALKINYQDTELNGLTESSLKLLYNNGSAWTIDNSSTNNATDNFVLTSLSTKTLNELSLGYCMVPNAPTVSGVAVCKGTSATLNTSSQGTINWYNASTGGSLLYTGSTYVTPPLSSSTTYYVSATTCATSIKRTEVKVTVSTPALATTISGAGTLCSGNTKVLTLTKGYVGAIKWQISTDGIAFTDVTPAVSTASYSIPKTLPAAKSYSFRVVMTSGACSATTKPVVISIAPAAVTGTIAASNTVCSGSATKLVLTGNVGTIQWQLATTATGTYSNISGATAATYTTPLLTTSVFYRAMVTSNGCSSATAGFGITVQKAVAGTVAGVPTSSVCLTTPPTLSLKGSSGSVFQWQSATTSTGTYTAITGGTSSTYVANNSKVAETRYYRVAVSYPNCSTVFTPTVKVTFKTCSSNSKEVEEIPSGTRFSVMAYPNPFTSNFKLGVTTSSIGKVNVSVYDMIGRLVEQRKTDISEIANQEMGNNYPSGVYNIIVTQDADSKTLRVIKR
- the holA gene encoding DNA polymerase III subunit delta; this encodes MDEVVKIVNDIKSGNIKPIYFLMGEEPYYIDKLSDYIEQHVLSEEEKGFNQTVLYGRDVTIEDIVSTAKRYPMMADRQVVIVKEAQDLIRTIDKLDSYAENPMPSTVLVLCYKYKTLDKRKKLSKLLAKNGIVYESKKLYDNQVGDWIKRVLSGKKYGIEPKATAMLVEFLGTDLSKINNELEKLQIILPKGSTITPHHIEENIGFSKDYNIFELRKAIGERDQLKAYSIADNFAKNPKDNPLVVTTGLVFGFFVQLLKYHGLKDKNPNNVAAVLGIRPFFLKDYDVALRNYPMRKVSQIVGALRDIDVKSKGVGANALSQSDLLREMLYKIFN
- a CDS encoding thiol-disulfide oxidoreductase DCC family protein; this translates as MQNLPPNKKIILFDGVCNLCNTAVQFIIKYDKKDVFRFVTLQSDLGHEIIKHIGIDTKVIDSIVLYQPGVAYYYKSAAALEIAKDLNGIFYWTRILKILPERLRNSLYDYIARNRYKWYGKKETCIMPTNALKLKFL
- a CDS encoding T9SS type A sorting domain-containing protein, whose amino-acid sequence is MKKTNLVLLLFLFGALNNTIQAQELSVEKGTGFNIKSGTVLSVAGLDLSPSTDFSLSSSLSLSSAVSNATITPYINRSYQFIPTTEAFSGVLRINYQDTELNGLVEISLKLLYNTGGVWSVDNSSTNDVSANYVNTTLTAKTLNELSLGNNTNLTVEEFPIITKFSVMTYPNPFANSFKLEITTSSLERVKVSIFDAIGRLIEQRNTDVSEIANQEMGSNYPSGVYTIIVTQDPDTKTLRVIKK
- the ettA gene encoding energy-dependent translational throttle protein EttA; the encoded protein is MADDKKVIFSMSKLSKTYQGADKPVLKNIYLSFFYGAKIGILGLNGSGKSSLLKIIAGVDKNYQGDVVFAPGYTVGYLEQEPILDDNKTVIEIVREGVAETMAVLDEFNKINDSFGLPEVYENADKMEQLMDRQALLQDKIDALGAWEIDTKLEIAMDALRTPEGDTPIKNLSGGERRRVALCRLLLQQPDVLLLDEPTNHLDAESVLWLEQHLAQYAGTVIAVTHDRYFLDNVAGWILELDRGEGIPWKGNYSSWLDQKSSRMALEEKVASKRRKNLERELDWVRQGAKGRQTKQKARLQNYDKLLNEDQKQLDENLEIYIPNGPRLGTNVIEAKNVSKAFGDKLLYDNLNFTLPQAGIVGIIGPNGAGKSTIFKMIMGEEKPDSGEFLIGDTVKIAYVDQAHSNIDPNKSIWENFADGQELIMMGGKQVNSRAYLSRFNFGGGEQNKKVSMLSGGERNRLHLAMTLKEEGNVLLLDEPTNDLDINTLRALEEGLENFAGCAVVISHDRWFLDRICTHILAFEGNSEVYYFEGGFSDYEENKKKRLGGDLTPKRLKYRKLIRS